In Camelus dromedarius isolate mCamDro1 chromosome 4, mCamDro1.pat, whole genome shotgun sequence, the following are encoded in one genomic region:
- the NXPH2 gene encoding neurexophilin-2, which translates to MRLRPLPLVVVPGLLQLLFCDSKKVVHATEGLDWEDKDAPGTLVGNVEHSRIINPLRLFVKQSPVPKPGHLVYADSMENFWDWLANITEVQEPLARTKRRPIVKTGKFKKMFGWGDFHSNIKTVKLNLLITGKIVDHGNGTFSVYFRHNSTGLGNVSVSLVPPSKVVEFEVSPQSTLETKESKSFNCRIEYEKTDRAKKTALCNFDPSKICYQEQTQSHVSWLCSKPFKVICIYIAFYSVDYKLVQKVCPDYNYHSETPYLSSG; encoded by the coding sequence CTGTTTTGTGACAGTAAAAAGGTGGTGCATGCCACAGAGGGGCTAGATTGGGAAGACAAGGATGCTCCAGGGACGCTGGTTGGAAACGTGGAGCACTCAAGGATCATCAATCCTCTGCGCCTATTTGTTAAACAGTCTCCGGTCCCCAAGCCTGGGCACTTGGTGTATGCAGACAGCATGGAGAACTTTTGGGATTGGCTGGCCAACATCACGGAGGTTCAGGAGCCACTGGCAAGAACTAAACGGAGGCCAATAGTGAAAACAgggaaatttaagaaaatgtttggATGGGGCGACTTCCATTCCAACATAAAAACTGTTAAACTCAACCTCCTCATCACGGGGAAAATTGTTGACCATGGAAATGGAACCTTCAGTGTTTACTTCCGACATAATTCCACAGGCCTGGGCAATGTTTCAGTGAGTTTGGTACCCCCCTCCAAAGTGGTGGAATTTGAAGTTTCCCCGCAGTCTACCTTGGAGACCAAGGAATCCAAATCATTCAATTGTCGCATTGAGTATGAAAAAACAGATCGGGCGAAGAAGACCGCCCTGTGCAACTTTGACCCGTCCAAGATCTGCTACCAGGAGCAGACTCAGAGCCACGTTTCCTGGTTGTGCTCGAAGCCCTTCAAGGTCATTTGCATCTACATTGCGTTTTACAGTGTTGATTATAAACTTGTGCAAAAGGTCTGTCCTGACTACAATTACCATAGTGAGACTCCATACTTATCTTCTGGCTGA